The Argiope bruennichi chromosome X2, qqArgBrue1.1, whole genome shotgun sequence sequence GGAATTTTTCATTCGTGCACACATGTAGCACGAGCCTCTCTTTTGTGGaggaataatttgaatttgaagtttcttcctccaaattttcatttgaacGATAAATATTAAGGAAAGCCGACACATCACGAGGTAAAGAGGATATTGGAGCTCTAGATATGAGATGTTCTTTCATCAGGGATTTTGAGAGTGCTCTCAAGAAAATAATTCTAGGCTCATCATCAACATTGTTCAGTAGAATTTATACCAGCAATGTTCatcattacataaaataatacaatataccGTCTTGTTATTTGAGACACAGAATAAGCCGAACACATTTTATCGCAGGTGTCAACACCTCCTTTTGTCATATTGTAATCAAGAATTGCTTCAGGTTTTCCACTGTCTCCATCAATTTCAGCTTTATCGTGAAGGCTAGATACTAATACTACTGCTTTGTTTTTCTTCGGTACATATGAAACGagtgttttatttttctgaaaaccaAAGATAGAAGTACCCACAATTCTATGTTTTCTGGGCAAAAATTCTGcgtgaatttcttttttatttttctttacagttccgatgaaagtaattttcttctctaataaataaacaactaGTGGAAAACTAGTGTACCAGTTGTCAGTTGTAAGATTTTTATTAGAGTTTTCAATGGGCATTACTAGACGCTTGACAATGTCTAATGGTTTATTCTCAACTGCGAAAGGTCCAGGCGGCTGTTTTCCGATATAAATTTCCATATTgctacaataaaatgttttagaatcaCATAATGCGAATATTTTGATGCCATACTTAGCAGGCTTATTCGGAATGTATTGAATACAAGAGCAACGTCCTCTGAAAGGATGTAACATCTCATGAATTGTTACAAATTCGCTTGTATTATAAGATTTCAAGCAATTTTGAACAAATGAATCCCAAATGGATCGGATGGCAGCTAATTTGTCTGATTTTCTCCTTTCAGCTCCAGTATCTATATCATCGAACCGAATACAGCGAAGTAAAAACAAAAACCGCTTATAACTCATAGCTGCTCTCAGTATTTGAATTCCAGCTCCATCAGAAGCCCAGAGCTGCTCAACATTTTTATGTTGGCTTTTCATTGTGCctataaaataaagcaatccCATCAAAGCCATAAATTCACTTCTACACGTTTGTTTACAGTCAGGTTTCTGATAATATTTAGCTTGTACtccttgtatatatttatttgtgcaataaattacTTCATCAATCATACTCAGATCAATCAATTTCAGAAAAGCGTCAATTTCGGAAGCAGTTCCTTTTGCATATGCAGTTGTTCTTGgcagtttctttataatatttttgttcttggtTTTGGATGTTTTtacgatttcttcttttttccattttctgaTTTTATCCTATCCCTTATAACAATTTTCATcactattattttcagtaatttcgtAATCTGATGCAGTTATTTCAGAGTCACTGCTGTGATTTTCCTGTTCTAAATTTTCGTCACTCAAATCTACGTCATATGCAGAAAATTGCTGATCATCTTCAATATCTTCACTATCAGAATCTTCATTCAAAACTTTCATTAGGTAATCCACCATTTATTTgtgatctttaaaatattgttttcgtttAGACATTATTTTACCTCAAATCCCATTCGTAATACtaacaaagatttatttaacttAGAAAGATTCTGtcgaaaaagaatttcacaagCAGGCGCGCGTTGCATAAAGTACAACACCGCAGATGTTTACAGCTAAAAATGACAGGTGCAGCTGATTGCGCAATCAGAAATGCAAATAACTTTCAGGAAATGTGAAGGAAGATTCAATAAACGATACGCATGATGATTAACGCCCTCTATTGccagaattatgttttaaagaaaccAACTGTTGTACTTTTTACAACGACGCGCCCAGCGGAAggttaataaaagttttggaaaatataagaaatttctcaatactttttattacactgaaataaatttctatataaatgaatgaaatatttacattcatctcctttttttttaacggtttacatgtaatactAATCTTGAACACATAtgcagcagaaaagatcaaatccttaAACTTAATctctagaaatataaaaataacaatttattaaaaatatttttgttttccttctTAACTAGCTTCTATTACtagttttataaattagaaacatAAACGTTTTTCACGattgaatcatttttcttttaggtttgaattattgtttcattaaacacaaatatttacagaatacaattattttaataaaaattatatcgcgTTGAAATTCATTCTTATCTTCCATGAAACTAACGAAAGCAACAAGGTTTGGGCTAAATAAGCTATAACTAAACTATTATGAGAGCAAAACATTGTCAAGAAGATGCTAAGGCTTAAACAAATCAGAGAACATCGGTATTCTTTGCGGTACAGtgagtctgtacaatttgcgaactcgcttggtTGCAGTATGCAGATatatctgttatttatttatttttttgaaatcattatataatatgagataaattattttcatgatataaatttattgtttcatttttctactATTTGATTTTCATCACATATTAtggtttttatgttaaatttataatagtcGTGCAACTGCGATTAATTTCTATACAGCTATAATTTTCAAAGACAACTCTCTTCTTTAAATAAGCGGAATTGATTGCCGTGAGAATGCAAATATTTTGCAGTGGGGGCGTATTCCTTTGCAACCCTActgaagcattaaaaatattattataaaaaatatccttttacagCATTTATATCAATATAGATATAGTTTTTCTAAACATTTACTTCAtccttagcaaaatatttaaaaaatgctggtaaaaactttaatttagatcttctaattaaatctctaatctataaatctgataaatttttaaaaggtgtaaatctaaaagtattaaaagatgaaaatctctaaaattctttaaatgagaCCATAAAACCAGGGATACCAGgtgtaagttttaaattttgtttaacttcAGATATCATTCTGttcggagaaaaaaattaaacatttcgaaaattaaaaaaaaaaaaaaaattaaaaaaaaaattgtaaattttcagtCCTTTTATCCCGGAAGCTACCAACAGTAATTGCACAGGATTCCACAAAAAGTGGAACAAGCGATTTTGTCTCAAATATTGTACCTAAAGATATACAtcctattataaaatttctttaaagaaggttggaaattgaaagaaaacactTCAGTTTCTGTAGAGGTTGgtagtaaaaagtttttttttttttaattgaatttttttgaggCTCCGTACGTAAAAGTGTCACTTTTCTTTGGAGGAGGGAGAGACACTCTGTAAGGGTTGGATTTGGGTGCGATGGACACCAGCCCCACAAGAAATAAACACTCacttttttcacttcttttttcacatttttaaaaacaaaaaatatatcacattgGCTTGTTTAAAGATGCCCAGGAAACTTTTCTGGCAAAATAGAGGGCGAATTCCAGTACGTTAAAGGaccgtaaaataattttattgtaagtaTGCAACAAAAGCATTGTTACTAAGACCCCGACGACGTTCCAATATGGTCAGTTTTGTTGATTTTGACGATTCATTTTGCTGACAATTGGTAAGATTCTACTATTTCCTTTACATACCTAGGAAATTCTACGTATAAAATTCCTCCACATCGTGAATAATCCTAAGTGATCCCCTCCCACATCTTGAATGTAGGACAATTTCTaaggaaaatacaataaaaaaaatggagggaTGTATGAAGGCAAGTTATTTTCCACTGGGTCTCGTGTTtgacaattttaaatgcaataaattgttaaaattttctaattattaagttACACATGCAACAAAGGTCCTGAAAAAGTTATGCGTCTTATCCTATTAATATCATCCAACatgaatttagttatttaatttaatagatcttttatcaaatttgctttatgattatttcaaatccatttagttttatctttaaaaaatgcttaggaACCCAAAGTTTATTAACCCGAGACTACTAATAGAAATGGCCAATCAtggaactcccccccccccttccatacTTTTATACCACATCAAAAGGTAGCCCTATGATTCACAACGTATTTCCTCCTTGAAGAGTCATCTTgcggaaattttaaaaaaaaaaaaaacacgtatgAGCACGATGCAAACGTGCAACTCGATttcattcatgtataaaataaaaataaggaataaaaagcaCCAGATCGTAAAAGATTCTGTTACAAAATTGAGAGCAAAAAGGTTTAGTGATAATGGCAAAAGGAACTTAATGCCTCAGccaataatataatgtaatattatttttgcccCTTCTATCTTTCTACGATCTTGCTTATACCCGATCTTGTTTATACCGAATGATTAGTATTGGCTGaagcagaaaaaataatgaataataattagttacaGAGTCGTAAACTTcacgttttatttacattttttatcctGAATTGTCATAAAGATCAATAAGCTGaggtttgcaatttttattatataaacttaaatttgATCCCGAATAGAGTCCGAAATTATTGATGATGATTCTGTTAAGTACGGTAAAATGcgtgacaaaatatttttctttcttttttttccgtttgtgtatcacaatttatttcaaatcaattttattgattatttttgatttaagtgTTCATGAACATCATTGCAAAGAGAcacaacttttaatatttatatataaaatgtaccgcaaataagactttttaaaatttctcaaacacTCTAACAATGTACACGAGATTTTCTACTAAAGCTTTCgttaattaatctataataatcaTATCTCAGATACTGTTAACAGTAAAACATCTCATCAAGTCGGTTGCATTTTCtagctattaataaaaatacagttaaaatgtacaaaacttcggaaattatatttctgaatgttTCAGGCACACAGTTTGAAATGTAcgtttgaaggaattttttttgtaatcctATAAACTGTAGAATAAGCATGCTTTTTTCCTTATGTAATAtcctttattacttaaaataatattaatttcatttgtaataaaataacacGTTTACGGTGTTTTATTTAGTAACCTGCCGggatttttaatgattaatgttAAATGTTAGATAACAAAAAACgtaattattaaagaatgtttCATATATGTTTTGCAAATGACATTACGAGGTTTACagtcattaaaattctaatgccATTTTGTGAGAATTTTACAAAccgaaatatttgaattcaatgcCAAAtctaaacaaaactttaaaaaaaatttaataaaaaaaatttataattttataatttaaaatatacttaatcaAAGAAAGAAGTGCATAAAATTCACCATCACTTTTTCTGTTGCAGAAATAACAATCCATGCTTAGAACTGTACCACATTCATTGTTAATTTCATCgtagaaatttgaaatacagaTACCAGATGTGTTGCCGTCCTACGGTTTTAACCGTTTCATAATAATTTACCCTTCTATTCTTTGAAACATGTTCATTTTTGTCACCCTCAGATTCATTAAGGCATCTATTCTTATTGTATCGGTATTGTTTTATACCACTGAAAATCCTGCCGTTGAACCATTCATTTTAGTTTGATTAAATGTGATAAGCAATGGCATCACCATTTCATTCTCATTCAAATAAGACAATAAATCACTTCTTCTCATGTCATAacattattatactaaaataactaaaataaaattttagaaataccaATGTTATAGCCTTAACACTATATTTAAAGACAGAAAACGATGTCATATTCGTGGTCACAATCACTTATACAATCCGGCAATTATATACATTCTCACGCTTCTTTCTATGATTTCGGTGTTGATAATGGACTTCCAGGATCATTTGGAAAACTCCAGTGTCACGCAGATTATATGCAAATTAGTAGTCACTTCAtccttttattgacttttttttaatataccctGATTGTGACTGTCCTTATGcatctatacatatatatagtatCTCTATTATAGTtgagtaatattttctaaaataataaaaatagcaatgatGATTTTagcgattattttttaaatactccgATTGTAATTGCCCTTATGTATATGTTCATATATACAATATCCCTATTATAATAGATTAAtgttttctgtaatattaaaaaaacaatgatctttttattgattttttttaatatactctgACTATGATTGGGCTTAcgtataatacaaatatatatatatatatat is a genomic window containing:
- the LOC129959723 gene encoding uncharacterized protein LOC129959723, which produces MTPQGGMKERDWSVTDEWPNVMAARSLKTARQLVSMFRSMDIEEWLEGEHLATTESGRFLAFTVKLMEMINPTSVYCRVFVRNLGTMKSQHKNVEQLWASDGAGIQILRAAMSYKRFLFLLRCIRFDDIDTGAERRKSDKLAAIRSIWDSFVQNCLKSYNTSEFVTIHEMLHPFRGRCSCIQYIPNKPAKYGIKIFALCDSKTFYCSNMEIYIGKQPPGPFAVENKPLDIVKRLVMPIENSNKNLTTDNWAGGNAGLTGIPQS